In Macrobrachium nipponense isolate FS-2020 chromosome 25, ASM1510439v2, whole genome shotgun sequence, one genomic interval encodes:
- the LOC135199426 gene encoding uncharacterized protein LOC135199426: protein MGYWNPEIKSLFLCSLVTLHLPQLSSSYEIECLSVDFDCGDITNTFASVCLRHNNYIEPGPAYISKQRRSADNYTVHSAKSPSLIHPRATHLSMADEEPLKALKVEEEIQPMMLSREEANKMLQSKRRFRRDGVRITPREECCNNDSFRRCSFEEVAEYCIELRPGVNTCSSR, encoded by the exons aTGGGATACTGGAATCCCGAGATCAAG AGTCTGTTCTTGTGCTCACTCGTAACGCTGCATCTCCCACAACTTTCTTCAAGCTACGAGATCGAATGCCTCTCCGTTGACTTCGACTGCGGCGACATTACGAACACCTTCGCCTCCGTCTGCCTGAGACACAACAACTACATCGAACCAGGACCCGCCTACATCTCCAAAC AGAGAAGATCTGCTGACAACTATACAGTACATTCTGCGAAGTCTCCATCGCTCATCCACCCAAGAGCTACCCACTTGTCCATGGCTGACGAAGAACCTCTGAAGGCATTGAAG GTGGAGGAGGAGATTCAACCCATGATGCTGAGCCGGGAAGAAGCGAACAAGATGCTGCAGTCGAAGCGTCGCTTCCGGAGGGACGGAGTGAGGATAACTCCGAGGGAGGAGTGCTGCAACAACGATTCCTTCAGACGCTGCAGCTTCGAGGAAGTGGCCGAATATTGCATTGAACTG CGTCCCGGCGTTAACACCTGCAGCTCCAGGTAG